In Bacillus sp. BGMRC 2118, a genomic segment contains:
- a CDS encoding DNA-3-methyladenine glycosylase I — MNRCGWVNDDPLYIDYHDKEWGVPVYDDQKLFELLNLEGAQAGLSWYTILKKRERYREVFDDFNPKKISRYDEEKVAELLQDPGIVRNKLKINAVITNAKAYLEVVREFGSFRDYIWSFVGGIPVQNHFNDMTEVPASTAISDKMSKDLKRRGFKFVGSTICYAYMQATGMVNDHITTCFCHNKE, encoded by the coding sequence GTGAATAGGTGTGGCTGGGTAAATGATGATCCGCTTTATATAGATTATCATGACAAAGAGTGGGGAGTTCCGGTGTATGATGATCAGAAACTATTTGAGTTATTAAATTTAGAGGGAGCACAGGCAGGATTAAGCTGGTACACGATATTAAAGAAGAGAGAGCGTTATCGAGAAGTATTTGATGATTTTAATCCTAAAAAAATATCGCGTTACGATGAGGAGAAAGTAGCTGAGTTGCTTCAAGATCCAGGTATCGTACGTAATAAGCTTAAAATTAATGCTGTTATTACAAATGCGAAAGCATATTTAGAAGTTGTAAGGGAATTTGGTTCATTTCGGGATTATATATGGTCATTTGTTGGTGGAATACCGGTTCAAAACCATTTTAATGATATGACCGAAGTACCGGCTTCTACAGCCATTAGCGACAAAATGAGTAAGGACTTAAAAAGAAGAGGATTTAAATTTGTAGGAAGCACCATTTGTTATGCCTATATGCAAGCAACAGGTATGGTCAATGATCATATTACAACGTGTTTTTGCCACAATAAAGAATAA
- a CDS encoding PDZ domain-containing protein produces MGYYDEHTQLRQGRKRKFPKTFITSVAAACIGSAITLAVVSPNSVENKVLDTKSQADVPAMTNSIETVSMNFETQITKAIEKASGAVVGVINIQNNRMLQPDQEAGTGSGVIYKKKDGKAYVVTNSHVVNGASKIEVSLEDGKRVAGKLLGEDVYMDLAVIEIDASLVKHVATFASSDHIKLGEPVLAIGNPLGLEFSGSVTQGIISGLDRSIPVDYNQDGSADWEADVLQTDAAINPGNSGGALVNANGDVIGINSMKINQTSVEGIGFSIPISIAIPIIESLEVHGKVIRPYLGVATRSLADVASYHWQHTFKLPSDVTEGVFIEQVGPNSPAAKAGLQEMDVIVKLDGEKIESMVQLRKYLYQKKNVGDTITISYYRNGELTETKMTLESIPGEQS; encoded by the coding sequence ATGGGTTATTATGATGAACATACACAATTACGTCAAGGACGAAAAAGAAAGTTTCCAAAAACATTTATTACTAGTGTAGCTGCAGCCTGCATTGGATCTGCCATTACCCTTGCGGTTGTCTCACCTAACAGTGTGGAGAATAAAGTCCTTGATACAAAGAGTCAAGCGGATGTTCCAGCGATGACAAATTCTATTGAAACGGTAAGCATGAATTTTGAAACACAAATTACAAAAGCGATTGAAAAGGCAAGTGGTGCGGTTGTTGGAGTTATTAACATACAAAATAACCGCATGCTCCAACCTGACCAAGAAGCAGGAACAGGATCGGGTGTTATTTATAAGAAAAAAGATGGAAAGGCATATGTTGTCACAAACAGCCATGTTGTAAACGGAGCGAGTAAAATTGAGGTAAGTTTAGAAGATGGAAAGCGTGTGGCGGGTAAGTTGCTAGGTGAAGATGTATACATGGACTTAGCTGTAATTGAAATAGATGCCTCTCTTGTAAAGCATGTTGCAACCTTTGCATCCTCTGATCATATTAAACTAGGGGAACCGGTCTTAGCGATTGGTAATCCACTAGGACTTGAATTCTCTGGTTCAGTGACACAAGGAATAATTAGTGGGTTAGATCGTTCAATTCCGGTTGATTACAATCAGGACGGATCAGCTGATTGGGAGGCTGACGTACTACAAACAGATGCTGCGATTAATCCAGGTAACAGTGGTGGAGCACTTGTAAATGCGAATGGTGACGTTATTGGCATTAATTCAATGAAAATTAATCAAACATCTGTTGAAGGTATCGGCTTCTCAATACCTATATCCATTGCGATTCCAATCATAGAGAGCTTGGAGGTACATGGTAAAGTAATACGCCCGTACTTAGGAGTAGCAACTCGCTCGTTAGCAGATGTCGCTAGCTATCACTGGCAGCATACATTCAAATTGCCAAGTGACGTTACAGAAGGGGTATTTATCGAGCAAGTGGGACCAAACTCGCCTGCAGCTAAAGCAGGATTACAAGAGATGGATGTTATTGTGAAATTAGACGGTGAAAAAATCGAATCGATGGTTCAACTTCGTAAATACTTGTACCAAAAGAAAAATGTTGGAGATACAATCACTATTTCGTATTATCGAAATGGCGAATTAACTGAAACGAAAATGACTCTAGAATCCATACCTGGTGAACAGTCATAA
- a CDS encoding PAS domain S-box protein has product MYGGIMREKAMFKEIFYQSSVPQLIGSIDFKRIEMNAAFYEYIGYSKEEFSQMTIPDISHPEDLLLDQQLFSELISRKRDKYQMEKRYIHKSGEIIWGMLHVSLIDVEDVTFVHGQIMDITEKKLIEETYRVNEKKYRLLAENSSDIIIMHDVDSTYLYVSPSVETILGYEPDHIIGLTPYMFMHPDDVIKVREQHRLAVQKMKPFVITYRFRTKSGNYIWIESAVKPVIHEETEMTTELISVSRNIQQRLETDALIRKSEKLAVAGQLAAAVAHEIRNPLTSIKGFIQLFHSSNEYCSPEFTGLVLDELKRVEEIISEFLTMARPHQKEMKNVNISAVVTQVVQLLQTQALLDNKELKLEIYDHTPCVKGDSNLLKQVFINIIQNALEAERTDGRVEVLVQSHDDEIAVIIRDYGIGISKERQIKLGEPFYSTKEKGTGLGLMTSYRIIEQHNGRIIIKSEEGQGTVVTIFLPVNR; this is encoded by the coding sequence ATGTATGGAGGAATTATGAGAGAGAAAGCCATGTTTAAGGAGATATTTTATCAATCAAGTGTGCCACAACTAATTGGTTCAATAGATTTTAAAAGAATTGAAATGAATGCAGCCTTTTATGAGTATATAGGGTATTCAAAAGAAGAATTTTCCCAAATGACAATACCGGACATTTCACATCCAGAGGATTTGTTGTTAGATCAACAATTGTTCTCGGAATTAATAAGCCGGAAACGGGATAAATACCAGATGGAAAAAAGATATATACATAAATCAGGTGAAATTATTTGGGGTATGCTTCATGTAAGCCTTATAGATGTAGAAGATGTAACATTTGTACATGGACAAATTATGGATATTACAGAGAAGAAATTGATTGAAGAAACGTATCGGGTGAATGAAAAGAAATATCGTTTACTAGCAGAAAATTCATCAGATATTATCATCATGCACGATGTTGATAGTACATATCTGTATGTATCACCATCTGTAGAAACAATTTTAGGATATGAGCCTGATCATATAATTGGTCTAACTCCTTATATGTTTATGCATCCAGACGACGTTATTAAAGTAAGAGAACAACATAGGCTTGCTGTTCAAAAGATGAAGCCTTTTGTTATAACATACAGATTCAGGACTAAGTCAGGTAACTATATATGGATAGAATCAGCTGTAAAGCCTGTCATACATGAAGAAACGGAGATGACAACAGAATTAATTTCAGTTTCGCGAAACATACAGCAACGATTGGAAACGGATGCATTAATTAGAAAATCCGAAAAGTTGGCAGTAGCTGGCCAGTTGGCAGCAGCAGTTGCTCATGAAATTCGTAATCCGTTAACATCCATAAAGGGCTTTATTCAATTGTTTCATTCTTCAAATGAATACTGTTCACCAGAATTTACTGGATTGGTATTAGATGAATTAAAACGAGTAGAAGAGATAATATCTGAATTTTTAACCATGGCACGGCCACACCAAAAAGAAATGAAAAATGTCAATATAAGTGCAGTCGTAACTCAAGTTGTCCAGCTGCTGCAGACACAGGCATTACTGGACAATAAAGAATTAAAGCTTGAAATATATGATCACACACCATGTGTAAAAGGTGATTCAAATCTATTAAAGCAAGTATTTATAAACATCATCCAAAATGCATTAGAAGCAGAAAGAACAGATGGAAGGGTCGAAGTTCTTGTACAATCACATGATGATGAAATTGCAGTTATCATTCGTGATTACGGTATTGGTATTTCAAAGGAACGACAGATCAAACTAGGTGAGCCGTTTTATTCGACGAAGGAAAAGGGGACCGGACTAGGTCTGATGACAAGCTATAGGATTATAGAACAACATAACGGTAGAATCATCATTAAAAGTGAAGAAGGGCAAGGAACGGTCGTTACGATTTTCCTTCCTGTGAATAGGTAG
- a CDS encoding alpha-L-glutamate ligase, with the protein MKKIYIIHENSEWTVHLTKHLTELGLPFQELHMAEGLIDLTSIPEKGVYYNRMSASSHTRGHRYAPELTSGLLAWLEQNNRTVFNGSRALQLELSKVLQYLELEKFGIRTPNTIATIGKENIVRAAEKFGTTKIITKHNRAGKGLGVQLFNEIHSLQNYVTSNQFEEPIDGITLIQEYIESPDSSITRCEFVGGKFVYAVRVDTSEGFELCPADACQIGDLFCPVGEEVEEKPKFEIIENFNDPIIEQYESFLAANNIHVAGIEFIRDKEGVIYTYDVNTNTNYNSDAEEKAGIFGMLELAKFLGSELEKVED; encoded by the coding sequence ATGAAAAAAATATATATCATTCATGAAAATAGCGAGTGGACCGTGCATTTAACAAAACATCTTACTGAGCTTGGGCTTCCATTTCAAGAATTACACATGGCTGAAGGATTAATCGATTTAACTTCTATACCTGAAAAAGGTGTTTACTATAATCGGATGAGTGCATCGTCTCATACACGAGGGCACCGATATGCACCGGAATTAACGAGTGGACTTCTTGCTTGGCTAGAGCAGAATAATCGTACTGTTTTTAACGGCAGTCGGGCATTACAGTTGGAATTAAGTAAAGTATTACAATATCTAGAGTTAGAAAAGTTTGGGATACGTACACCGAATACGATTGCAACTATAGGAAAAGAGAATATTGTCAGAGCTGCAGAGAAGTTTGGTACCACAAAAATTATTACGAAACATAACCGTGCCGGAAAAGGGCTGGGTGTGCAGTTATTTAATGAGATTCACAGTCTGCAAAATTATGTAACTAGTAATCAATTCGAAGAACCAATTGACGGTATAACGCTAATACAAGAGTATATTGAATCGCCTGATTCATCCATCACTCGCTGTGAATTCGTAGGAGGAAAGTTTGTATATGCAGTTCGGGTAGATACATCAGAAGGCTTTGAATTATGTCCTGCAGATGCCTGTCAAATTGGTGATTTATTTTGTCCGGTAGGTGAAGAGGTAGAGGAAAAGCCTAAATTTGAAATCATTGAAAATTTTAATGACCCAATTATTGAACAATACGAATCATTTCTGGCAGCGAACAATATTCATGTAGCGGGGATAGAATTCATTCGAGATAAAGAAGGTGTCATTTACACGTACGATGTTAATACAAATACGAACTATAACAGTGATGCTGAGGAAAAAGCCGGGATATTTGGAATGTTAGAGTTAGCAAAGTTTCTTGGTAGTGAACTAGAAAAAGTGGAAGACTAA
- a CDS encoding response regulator transcription factor, translating into MKRILIIEDEKNITRFLELELRYEGYEVETADNGRTGLTKALETEWDCILLDLMLPELNGVEVCRRIRSVKATPIIMITARDSVMDKVSGLDSGADDYIAKPFAIEELLARLRALLRRSQPMNHELTEEIVSYRNLTLEVQGRQVKKDGEIIDLTKREYELLYVLMVNQNIVMSRETLLNKVWGYETEVETNVVDVYIRYLRHKLDSIEEDSYIQTVRGTGYVMRT; encoded by the coding sequence ATGAAACGAATTTTAATAATCGAAGATGAGAAGAATATTACTCGCTTTTTAGAACTTGAGCTGCGGTATGAAGGGTATGAAGTAGAAACTGCAGACAATGGCCGAACTGGTTTGACGAAAGCACTTGAAACTGAATGGGATTGCATTTTACTAGATTTGATGCTTCCAGAGTTAAATGGTGTAGAAGTGTGCAGGAGAATTCGAAGTGTCAAAGCAACACCTATTATAATGATTACTGCACGAGATAGTGTGATGGATAAAGTATCTGGTTTGGATAGTGGTGCCGATGATTATATTGCCAAACCCTTTGCAATTGAAGAATTACTTGCTAGATTAAGAGCTTTGCTAAGGCGTTCACAACCAATGAATCATGAACTGACTGAAGAGATTGTAAGTTACCGGAACTTAACACTTGAAGTGCAGGGTAGACAAGTGAAGAAAGACGGGGAGATCATTGATTTAACAAAGAGAGAATACGAATTGTTATACGTATTAATGGTTAATCAAAATATCGTGATGTCCCGCGAAACATTGTTGAATAAAGTGTGGGGTTATGAAACTGAAGTGGAGACAAATGTGGTAGATGTGTATATTCGTTATCTTCGTCATAAGCTAGATTCGATTGAAGAAGACAGCTATATACAAACGGTACGTGGGACTGGCTATGTGATGCGCACATGA